In the genome of Gordonia rubripertincta, one region contains:
- a CDS encoding FAD binding domain-containing protein, whose protein sequence is MIPFTYQRADDVAGAVDYLRDHPGAKLLAGGTNLVDHMKLGVANPPALVDISRLPLDQISENPDGSLRLGATARNADTAAHPLVRRRYPILARALLAGASPQLRNLATNAGNLLQRTRCVYFQDVTTPCNKRSPGSGCSAIGGYTRHHAILGTPDADAPNTCVATHPSDMAVALTALDARIVVQGPDGERELDVRALYRHPGDHPDLDTVLDPLDVIVAIDIPAPAPGSVSTYRKVRDRASYAFALVSVGAEITMDGDTTGGDTTGGGTIGEARIAFGGVAHKPWRAERAEAVLRGQQPSRELFTEAADAELADARPLDGNAFKIPLLRRTLTAVLEELTR, encoded by the coding sequence ATGATCCCCTTCACCTACCAACGTGCCGACGACGTGGCCGGAGCTGTCGACTATCTCCGCGACCATCCCGGCGCGAAGCTGCTCGCCGGCGGCACGAACCTCGTCGACCACATGAAGCTCGGCGTCGCCAACCCGCCTGCACTCGTGGACATCTCGCGACTCCCCCTGGATCAGATCAGCGAGAACCCCGACGGCTCCCTGCGTCTCGGCGCAACGGCCCGCAATGCCGACACCGCCGCTCATCCCCTGGTCCGACGCCGCTACCCGATCCTCGCCCGGGCTCTGCTCGCGGGAGCATCGCCGCAGCTGCGCAACCTGGCGACCAACGCCGGAAACCTGCTGCAGCGGACCCGATGCGTCTACTTCCAGGACGTCACGACCCCGTGTAACAAGCGCTCGCCCGGCAGCGGATGCTCGGCGATCGGCGGTTACACCCGCCACCACGCGATCCTCGGCACTCCCGACGCCGACGCCCCGAACACGTGCGTGGCCACCCACCCGTCGGACATGGCTGTCGCGCTCACCGCATTGGACGCGCGGATCGTGGTGCAGGGTCCGGACGGCGAACGCGAACTCGACGTCCGCGCGCTGTACCGCCATCCCGGCGATCATCCCGACCTGGACACGGTCCTCGACCCCCTCGACGTGATCGTCGCGATCGACATCCCCGCGCCGGCGCCCGGATCGGTGTCGACGTACCGCAAGGTCCGCGACCGGGCGTCATACGCCTTCGCCCTGGTCTCGGTCGGCGCCGAGATCACCATGGACGGGGACACGACCGGCGGGGACACGACCGGCGGGGGCACGATCGGCGAAGCGCGGATCGCCTTCGGCGGCGTCGCGCACAAGCCGTGGCGCGCCGAACGAGCCGAAGCCGTGCTCCGAGGGCAGCAGCCGTCGCGTGAGTTGTTCACCGAGGCAGCCGATGCCGAACTCGCCGACGCCCGACCCCTGGACGGGAACGCGTTCAAGATCCCCCTCCTCCGGCGCACCCTCACCGCCGTTCTCGAGGAGCTGACCCGATGA
- a CDS encoding (2Fe-2S)-binding protein — METRVSLSVNGVAHDVVVDTRTTLLDGLRDRLGIFSPKKGCDHGQCGSCTVLVDGRRIVSCLSFAVSYEGSEIVTAEGLAEPGDLHPLQQAFIDQDAFQCGYCTPGQVCSAVGMLDEAKNGHPSHATDDLDPDAADEALSDDEIRERMSGNLCRCAAYPNIVAAIRQAAEG; from the coding sequence GTGGAAACCAGGGTTTCTCTCTCGGTCAACGGTGTGGCACACGACGTCGTCGTCGACACCCGCACCACCCTCCTGGACGGTCTACGTGACCGCCTCGGCATCTTCTCGCCCAAGAAGGGATGCGACCACGGCCAGTGCGGCTCATGCACGGTCCTCGTCGACGGCCGGCGCATCGTCAGCTGCCTGTCGTTCGCGGTCAGCTACGAGGGCTCCGAGATCGTCACCGCGGAAGGACTCGCCGAACCCGGCGATCTCCATCCCCTCCAGCAGGCGTTCATCGACCAGGACGCCTTCCAGTGCGGGTACTGCACACCCGGCCAGGTGTGCTCGGCCGTCGGCATGCTCGACGAGGCGAAGAACGGCCACCCCAGTCACGCCACCGACGACCTCGATCCCGACGCGGCGGACGAGGCCCTCAGCGACGACGAGATCCGGGAGCGGATGAGCGGCAACCTGTGTCGCTGCGCGGCCTACCCCAACATCGTCGCGGCGATCCGGCAGGCGGCGGAAGGATGA
- a CDS encoding NAD(P)/FAD-dependent oxidoreductase, with protein MAPSRPRVVVIGAGFAGMHCVRRLRKAAVDVTLVDRSTSHVFQPLLYQCATGLLSEGAISSPIRHLTRRQRNLDVVLGEAADIDVATREIVVDRLDRSSFRLPYDYLVVGTGMRTAYRGNDQFAKYAPGMKTLDDALTIRRKIMAAFEMAETITDPEEQRSWLTFAVAGGGPTGVELAGQIRELATRALEREYDAIDPAQARVLLLHGGDRVLPSFNARLSASAQRTLDDLGVETHLGVHVTDVGDDYVETTRKADKHKDRYPARTTLWTTGVEAVPFANTLAAALGVEQDRAGRIPVEADLSVPGHPEVFVAGDMMAYKDLAGVAEVAMQGGHHAGKVIAETVAGEQERAPFNYRDLGTAAYIARRRAIVQSGRFQMSGFPGWVAWGVIHIAFLAGVRNRLGTVMTWGATLLTDSRRERAIIYGDTETARTPYARRDQK; from the coding sequence ATGGCCCCCTCGAGACCCAGAGTCGTCGTCATCGGAGCAGGATTCGCGGGCATGCACTGCGTCCGGCGGTTGCGGAAGGCCGCGGTCGACGTGACGCTGGTCGATCGCAGCACCAGCCACGTCTTCCAGCCGCTGCTCTACCAATGCGCCACCGGGTTGCTGTCCGAAGGCGCGATCTCGAGCCCGATCCGGCACCTGACCCGGCGCCAGCGCAACCTCGACGTCGTCCTGGGGGAGGCCGCCGACATCGACGTCGCGACGCGTGAGATCGTCGTCGACCGTCTCGACCGGTCGTCGTTCCGCCTGCCCTACGACTACCTCGTGGTCGGGACCGGGATGCGGACCGCGTACCGGGGCAACGACCAGTTCGCGAAGTACGCACCGGGGATGAAGACCCTCGACGACGCGCTGACGATCCGGCGCAAGATCATGGCCGCCTTCGAGATGGCGGAGACGATCACCGACCCCGAGGAACAGCGCTCCTGGCTGACGTTCGCGGTCGCCGGCGGCGGGCCGACGGGAGTGGAACTCGCCGGTCAGATCCGCGAACTCGCCACCCGAGCGCTGGAACGCGAATACGACGCCATCGACCCCGCCCAGGCGCGGGTCCTGCTGCTGCACGGTGGGGATCGGGTGTTGCCGTCGTTCAACGCCCGGCTCTCGGCCAGTGCGCAACGGACTCTCGACGACCTCGGTGTGGAGACACACCTCGGCGTGCATGTCACCGATGTCGGTGACGACTACGTGGAGACCACCCGCAAGGCCGACAAGCACAAGGACCGGTATCCGGCGCGAACGACGTTGTGGACCACCGGCGTCGAGGCCGTCCCGTTCGCCAACACCCTCGCGGCCGCACTCGGCGTCGAACAGGATCGGGCAGGGCGGATCCCGGTGGAGGCGGACCTCTCGGTCCCCGGGCATCCCGAGGTGTTCGTGGCCGGCGACATGATGGCGTACAAGGACCTCGCCGGCGTCGCCGAAGTCGCCATGCAGGGAGGCCACCACGCGGGCAAGGTCATCGCCGAAACTGTTGCGGGCGAACAGGAACGCGCGCCGTTCAACTACCGCGACCTCGGAACCGCCGCCTACATCGCGCGACGCCGCGCCATCGTGCAGTCGGGGCGGTTCCAGATGTCGGGATTCCCGGGCTGGGTCGCCTGGGGTGTCATCCACATCGCCTTCCTCGCCGGCGTCCGCAATCGCCTCGGCACCGTGATGACCTGGGGTGCAACCCTGCTGACCGATTCCCGTCGGGAACGGGCGATCATCTACGGGGACACCGAGACCGCGAGGACGCCGTACGCGCGCCGGGATCAGAAGTAG
- a CDS encoding 5' nucleotidase, NT5C type — translation MTDHVAIQPKKILYVDMDNTLVDFQSGIDKLTAAEQEKFTEELDNVPGIFSLMDPMDGAIEAYKELAELFDTYILSTAPWDNPMAWTEKLLWVKMHLGRDEKSPAFKRVILSHHKNLNKGDFIIDDRTKRGVDAFEGEHIHFGQPGFETWAKVVEYMRTKS, via the coding sequence ATGACAGACCACGTTGCAATACAACCGAAGAAGATCCTCTACGTGGACATGGACAACACCCTGGTCGACTTCCAGTCCGGCATCGACAAGCTGACCGCAGCGGAGCAGGAGAAGTTCACCGAGGAACTCGACAACGTCCCCGGCATCTTCTCACTGATGGACCCGATGGACGGTGCCATCGAGGCCTACAAGGAACTCGCGGAGCTGTTCGACACCTACATCCTCTCCACCGCCCCGTGGGACAACCCCATGGCGTGGACCGAGAAGTTGTTGTGGGTGAAGATGCACCTGGGCCGCGACGAGAAGTCGCCCGCCTTCAAGCGGGTCATCCTGTCGCACCACAAGAACCTGAACAAGGGAGACTTCATCATCGACGACCGGACCAAGCGCGGCGTCGACGCCTTCGAGGGCGAGCACATTCACTTCGGACAACCCGGCTTCGAGACGTGGGCGAAGGTCGTCGAGTACATGCGCACGAAGTCCTGA
- a CDS encoding IS110 family transposase — protein sequence MVETIWVGIDVGRHAHHAAAVDDAGTVLWSRRVPNDQAAIEAIVDQACRVESVVWAIDMTAPESALLRGVLSRRGQHIRYVPGRVVHSMTGAFAGEGKTDARDAVVIAQTARLRGDLATVAVPDDVAIELDLLTGHRRDLVTERTRGINRLRGLLTRIFPGLERCFDYSTLTGLAFVTRFTTPSAIDGVSDEEIYDHLRGQGVRRPTIPKMISKARAAAAAQTVALPGEATTALLVQQAATSLMALTRQITYLDKQIAEVFRRDRHARILESVPGIGTRSGAELIAFTGGDLTSFGSAAKLAAYAGLAPVPHDSGNRRGTLRRPQRYHRGLRKVFYMAALNSSQRDGPSREFYQRKRRENRSHVHALISLARRLIDVVWALIRDGREWTPRGAGPPIAEAAA from the coding sequence GTGGTCGAAACAATCTGGGTAGGAATCGATGTCGGCCGTCACGCACACCACGCCGCCGCTGTGGACGACGCGGGGACGGTGCTGTGGTCACGTCGGGTACCGAACGATCAGGCGGCCATCGAAGCGATTGTGGACCAGGCGTGCCGTGTCGAATCGGTGGTGTGGGCGATCGACATGACCGCGCCGGAATCGGCCCTCCTCCGAGGGGTGTTGTCCCGCCGCGGCCAACACATTCGCTATGTACCTGGTCGCGTTGTGCACAGCATGACCGGCGCTTTCGCCGGCGAAGGCAAAACCGACGCCCGCGACGCGGTGGTGATCGCCCAGACCGCGCGCCTGCGTGGTGATCTCGCGACGGTCGCGGTCCCTGATGACGTCGCGATCGAACTCGACCTGTTGACCGGGCATCGCCGCGACTTGGTCACCGAACGCACACGAGGCATCAATCGACTGCGCGGCCTGCTGACCCGCATCTTCCCCGGTCTCGAACGGTGCTTCGACTACTCGACGTTGACTGGTTTGGCGTTCGTCACCCGCTTCACCACACCGTCGGCGATTGATGGGGTCTCCGACGAGGAGATTTACGACCACCTACGCGGTCAAGGAGTCCGCCGGCCGACCATCCCGAAGATGATCAGCAAGGCGCGTGCCGCCGCGGCCGCGCAGACCGTCGCTCTGCCTGGTGAGGCGACCACGGCATTGCTGGTGCAGCAGGCGGCTACCTCGCTGATGGCGCTCACTCGCCAGATCACCTACCTGGATAAACAGATCGCCGAGGTGTTCCGCCGAGACCGCCACGCCCGGATTCTTGAATCCGTACCCGGTATCGGCACCCGAAGTGGTGCCGAACTCATCGCGTTCACTGGTGGCGACCTCACGTCGTTCGGCTCGGCTGCCAAACTGGCTGCCTACGCCGGTCTTGCTCCCGTCCCGCATGATTCAGGTAACCGGCGGGGCACATTGCGTAGACCGCAGCGCTACCACCGGGGTCTGCGGAAGGTGTTCTACATGGCCGCACTCAACAGCTCGCAACGCGACGGACCATCACGGGAGTTCTACCAGCGCAAACGACGCGAGAACCGCTCTCACGTGCATGCGCTCATCTCGCTGGCCAGACGGTTGATTGATGTTGTGTGGGCACTCATCCGTGATGGCCGAGAATGGACTCCGAGGGGCGCCGGCCCGCCCATCGCGGAGGCTGCCGCCTAG
- a CDS encoding DsbA family protein, translating to MTRPTKFAWAFFVTIIVGIGVAVLVDQDTSTPAPSDTAAVSDLVTRPDSHRLTSPAQSRAQFVEFLDFECEACGAIYPVIEDLRRTYGDRVTFVVRYFPMPGHFNAERAARAVEAAAQQGRFEQMYQRMFTTQTHWGEQQVPADDLFRSFAVDLDLDMAAFDTVYNSPATLERIRADVADGLALGVQGTPTFFLDENRLQPNTIDDLTAAVRAAASE from the coding sequence ATGACCAGACCAACCAAGTTCGCGTGGGCGTTCTTCGTAACCATTATCGTCGGTATCGGAGTCGCCGTCCTCGTCGATCAGGACACTTCCACACCCGCCCCGTCCGATACCGCCGCGGTGTCTGATCTGGTGACCCGGCCCGACAGTCATCGGCTGACGTCGCCTGCGCAGAGCCGGGCGCAATTCGTCGAGTTCCTGGACTTCGAGTGCGAAGCCTGCGGAGCCATCTACCCGGTCATCGAGGATCTGCGGCGAACCTACGGCGACCGCGTTACGTTCGTCGTCCGCTACTTTCCGATGCCCGGACACTTCAACGCCGAACGTGCTGCTCGCGCGGTCGAAGCCGCCGCCCAGCAGGGGCGGTTCGAGCAGATGTACCAGCGCATGTTCACCACCCAAACCCATTGGGGCGAACAGCAAGTCCCCGCTGACGACCTGTTCCGTAGCTTCGCCGTCGACCTCGATCTCGATATGGCGGCCTTCGACACGGTCTACAACAGCCCGGCCACGCTCGAACGGATCCGCGCCGACGTCGCTGACGGTCTGGCTCTCGGGGTCCAAGGCACCCCCACATTCTTCCTCGACGAGAATCGGCTACAACCGAACACGATCGACGACCTCACCGCGGCGGTGCGTGCAGCGGCGTCTGAATGA
- a CDS encoding signal peptidase II has translation MITAVPVAHRRVRLTRRCGLLAVAVGLAATDLAVKAWATSALADGAVIGTGPVQLRLAFNPGAAFSIAADAPAWVLPTVTGIITFIVAVTSWRMAPGTGHLGRLGLAAILGGASANLIDRFPDGVVTDYLHTGWWPTFNLADTFIVGGAAILITLTAFRSPDERAQHSPER, from the coding sequence GTGATCACCGCGGTTCCGGTGGCGCACCGCCGCGTACGCCTCACACGGCGGTGCGGGCTGCTGGCCGTCGCTGTCGGACTCGCGGCCACCGATCTGGCCGTCAAGGCATGGGCCACAAGCGCGCTCGCGGACGGCGCAGTCATCGGAACGGGGCCGGTGCAGCTGCGGCTGGCATTCAATCCGGGCGCGGCGTTTTCGATCGCCGCCGATGCCCCGGCATGGGTGCTGCCCACAGTCACCGGAATCATCACCTTCATCGTCGCGGTCACCTCCTGGCGGATGGCGCCAGGCACCGGGCACCTCGGGCGGCTGGGGTTAGCAGCGATCCTCGGCGGGGCAAGCGCCAATCTCATCGATCGGTTCCCCGACGGAGTGGTCACTGACTATCTCCACACCGGTTGGTGGCCAACGTTCAACCTCGCTGACACATTCATCGTCGGCGGCGCTGCCATCTTGATCACCCTCACCGCATTCAGGAGTCCCGACGAACGAGCGCAGCATTCACCCGAGCGCTGA
- a CDS encoding heavy metal translocating P-type ATPase: protein MSDACGCGHDEPASEDEQAPEHWWQVRELQAAAAAAVFLLAAYITSWSGGPEPVALALEWVALLIGAWTFVPSTLSRLAKGKIGVGTLMTIAAVGAVILGEVGEAAMLAVLFSISEGLEEYAVARTRRGLRALLNLVPDSATVLRDGTPVTVSPAELAVGDQMLVKPGERIATDGTITEGRTALDVSAITGESVPVEAGPGTQVYAGSINSTGALSVHVTSTAENNSLAKIVQIVEAEQSRKGDAQRLADRIAKPLVPAIMIFAAAIAILGSLLGDPATWIERALVVLVAASPCALAISVPVTVVAAIGAASKIGVLVKGGAALEALGRVRTVALDKTGTLTANRPTVVDIATTPTDTAAPSTGSSLGDRTPGQERVLAVAAALEAHSEHPLARAILAAHGETTAARDVQAVPGAGLTGLVDGRPARLGRPDWIEPGPLDERVAAMQADGATAVLIEHDGQVIGAVAVRDELRPEAGAVIEHLHRIGATVAMLTGDNTATANALAKIAGIDDVHADLRPEDKARIIGDLRTNSFTAMVGDGINDAPALATADLGIAMGAMGSDVAIETADVALMGEDLRTLPQALDHARRARKIMLQNVGLSLALIAILIPLALFGILGLAAVVAVHELAEIVVIANGVRAGRVKALARARTGTGQRTPSVVTVGQ from the coding sequence ATGAGCGACGCATGCGGATGCGGGCACGACGAACCGGCCAGTGAGGACGAGCAGGCTCCGGAGCACTGGTGGCAGGTGCGGGAGCTGCAGGCTGCCGCCGCGGCCGCGGTGTTCCTGCTCGCCGCGTACATCACCAGCTGGTCCGGCGGCCCCGAACCGGTCGCGCTCGCCCTGGAGTGGGTGGCGCTGCTGATCGGGGCGTGGACATTCGTCCCCTCGACCCTGAGCCGGTTGGCGAAGGGCAAAATTGGCGTCGGCACCCTGATGACGATTGCTGCGGTCGGCGCGGTGATCCTCGGCGAGGTCGGCGAAGCCGCGATGCTCGCTGTGCTGTTCTCCATCAGCGAAGGCCTTGAGGAGTACGCCGTCGCCCGCACCCGCCGCGGGCTGCGGGCGCTACTAAATCTGGTCCCGGACTCCGCGACCGTGCTCCGCGACGGCACCCCGGTCACCGTCTCCCCGGCGGAATTGGCCGTCGGGGACCAGATGTTGGTCAAACCCGGCGAGCGGATCGCCACCGACGGCACCATCACCGAAGGCCGCACCGCACTGGATGTTTCGGCGATCACCGGCGAATCCGTGCCTGTCGAAGCCGGACCCGGCACGCAGGTCTACGCCGGGTCGATCAACAGCACCGGCGCCTTGAGCGTGCATGTCACCAGCACGGCGGAGAACAACTCGCTGGCCAAGATCGTGCAGATCGTCGAGGCCGAACAGTCCCGCAAGGGCGACGCGCAACGCCTCGCCGACCGGATCGCCAAGCCCCTGGTACCGGCGATCATGATCTTCGCCGCCGCCATTGCGATCCTCGGCTCCCTGCTCGGTGACCCGGCCACGTGGATCGAACGGGCCCTGGTCGTGCTCGTCGCCGCGTCGCCGTGTGCGCTGGCGATCTCTGTGCCGGTGACCGTGGTCGCGGCGATCGGCGCCGCCAGCAAGATCGGCGTCCTGGTCAAAGGAGGTGCCGCCCTCGAAGCCCTCGGCCGGGTCCGCACCGTCGCCCTCGACAAGACCGGCACTCTGACCGCGAACCGGCCCACCGTCGTCGACATCGCCACCACCCCCACCGACACCGCTGCTCCTAGCACCGGGAGCAGCCTGGGCGACCGCACTCCGGGCCAGGAGCGGGTGCTCGCCGTCGCCGCGGCGCTGGAAGCGCACAGCGAACACCCGCTCGCCCGCGCGATCCTCGCCGCCCACGGCGAGACCACCGCCGCGCGCGATGTGCAGGCTGTTCCCGGGGCCGGCCTGACCGGCCTCGTCGACGGACGGCCCGCGCGGCTGGGCCGTCCCGACTGGATCGAGCCCGGCCCGCTCGATGAGCGGGTCGCGGCCATGCAGGCCGACGGCGCCACCGCCGTCCTGATCGAACACGACGGTCAGGTCATCGGCGCGGTCGCCGTCCGTGACGAGCTTCGCCCCGAAGCCGGCGCGGTAATCGAGCACCTGCACCGCATCGGCGCCACGGTCGCGATGCTCACCGGCGACAACACCGCCACCGCCAACGCGCTGGCGAAGATCGCCGGCATCGACGACGTACACGCCGACCTCCGCCCCGAAGACAAGGCCCGCATCATCGGCGACCTCCGAACGAACTCGTTCACCGCGATGGTCGGCGACGGCATCAACGACGCTCCCGCCCTGGCCACCGCCGACCTCGGCATCGCCATGGGCGCAATGGGATCGGACGTAGCGATCGAAACCGCCGACGTCGCCCTCATGGGCGAAGACCTCCGCACCCTCCCGCAGGCACTCGATCACGCCCGCCGCGCCCGGAAGATCATGCTGCAGAACGTCGGCCTGTCCCTCGCCCTGATCGCGATCCTCATCCCTCTCGCGCTGTTCGGGATACTCGGCCTCGCCGCCGTCGTCGCCGTCCACGAACTCGCCGAGATCGTCGTCATCGCCAACGGAGTCCGCGCCGGCCGGGTCAAAGCGCTAGCCCGGGCGAGGACCGGAACTGGCCAGCGGACTCCGTCCGTAGTGACGGTCGGGCAGTGA
- a CDS encoding ArsR/SmtB family transcription factor translates to MTMNECSVATRADLDPAVALFHSLSDGTRLAIATRLAHGGEARVADLMAELGLAQSTVSAHVACLRDCGLVEGRPQGRQVFYSLARPELMDVLAAAETLLAATGNAVVLCPNYGTDATTSCCTTGDTKAGVRR, encoded by the coding sequence ATGACGATGAATGAGTGCTCGGTGGCGACTAGGGCGGACCTCGATCCCGCGGTGGCGTTGTTCCACAGCCTCTCCGATGGGACCCGTCTGGCAATCGCAACCCGCCTCGCGCACGGTGGCGAGGCCCGGGTGGCGGATCTGATGGCGGAGCTGGGGTTGGCGCAATCGACGGTCTCCGCGCACGTGGCGTGCTTACGGGACTGTGGGCTCGTCGAAGGCCGCCCGCAGGGGCGGCAGGTGTTCTACAGCCTGGCCCGACCGGAGCTGATGGACGTGCTCGCCGCCGCCGAAACCCTCCTGGCAGCGACCGGAAACGCGGTTGTGTTGTGCCCGAACTACGGCACCGACGCCACCACCTCCTGCTGCACAACGGGCGACACGAAGGCGGGGGTGCGGCGATGA
- a CDS encoding class I SAM-dependent methyltransferase: protein MPSMSTIESLFCRSAPWQAATGRWVLPWALQGIHPRGRVLEIGGGAGAMTEQILTTNPDELVDVTVTDFDPVMVAAASDRLQGFGARAHAQVADATALPFEDGSFDTVVSFIMLHHVIDWERALAEAARVLAPGGMLVGYDLLGSAPARLLHNLEGAPHRFIPRGELRLRLTSLPLTDITVRENPALARFRARRAGDR, encoded by the coding sequence ATGCCGTCGATGTCGACGATCGAGTCTCTGTTCTGCCGCAGCGCACCGTGGCAGGCGGCCACCGGCAGGTGGGTACTCCCGTGGGCGCTGCAAGGCATCCATCCCCGAGGCCGGGTCCTTGAAATCGGTGGCGGCGCCGGCGCGATGACCGAACAGATCCTCACCACCAACCCCGACGAACTCGTGGATGTGACCGTCACCGACTTCGACCCGGTCATGGTCGCCGCCGCCAGCGATCGGCTGCAGGGTTTCGGGGCCCGCGCTCACGCCCAGGTCGCCGACGCCACAGCCCTGCCGTTCGAGGACGGAAGCTTCGACACCGTCGTCTCGTTCATCATGTTGCACCACGTCATCGACTGGGAACGCGCACTCGCCGAGGCTGCCCGAGTGCTCGCGCCCGGCGGAATGCTGGTCGGCTACGACCTGCTCGGCAGCGCACCGGCGCGGCTGCTGCACAACCTCGAAGGGGCACCGCACCGGTTCATCCCCCGTGGCGAACTCCGCCTGCGCCTGACGTCTTTGCCTCTGACCGACATCACGGTCCGCGAGAACCCTGCGCTCGCCCGGTTCCGTGCCCGCCGTGCCGGTGACCGATGA
- a CDS encoding Rv2640c family ArsR-like transcriptional regulator, with protein MPKPLPMVDISAPICCAPVSAAPLDDDTALQIALRLKALADPVRIKLVSILLTDTGDGTCTCDLATAVGLTEATTSHHLGQLRKAGMVTPERRGMNVYYRAQPDSLEALRNVLSATTGCC; from the coding sequence ATGCCGAAGCCCTTGCCGATGGTCGACATCAGCGCCCCGATCTGCTGCGCACCGGTATCGGCGGCACCGCTCGATGACGACACCGCGCTGCAGATCGCGTTGCGGCTCAAGGCGCTTGCCGATCCCGTTCGGATCAAGCTCGTCTCAATCCTGCTTACCGACACCGGTGACGGGACCTGCACCTGCGACCTCGCGACCGCGGTCGGCCTCACCGAAGCCACCACCAGTCACCACCTGGGGCAGCTCCGCAAAGCCGGCATGGTCACCCCCGAGCGCCGCGGCATGAACGTCTACTACCGAGCGCAACCGGACTCGTTGGAAGCACTACGCAACGTTCTCAGCGCTACGACGGGTTGCTGTTGA
- a CDS encoding ArsI/CadI family heavy metal resistance metalloenzyme encodes MSRMQLALNVDDLDTAIEFYSKLFNTTPAKRKPGYANFAVVEPPLKLVLLENPGQGGTINHLGVEVESSEKVHAEIARLSGEGLFTQEEINSTCCFATQDKVWVTGPANEKWEVYTVLADSDTFGTSPKLLEQNAAADDAEQGSVCCGGSAAEPAEARTACC; translated from the coding sequence ATGTCCCGTATGCAGTTGGCGCTCAACGTCGATGATCTCGATACCGCGATCGAGTTCTACTCCAAGCTGTTCAACACCACCCCGGCCAAACGCAAGCCGGGATACGCCAATTTCGCGGTCGTCGAGCCGCCGCTGAAACTGGTGCTGCTAGAGAACCCCGGCCAGGGCGGCACGATCAACCACCTCGGCGTCGAGGTCGAATCGAGCGAGAAGGTGCACGCCGAGATCGCCAGGCTGTCCGGGGAGGGCCTGTTCACGCAGGAGGAGATCAACTCCACCTGTTGTTTCGCAACCCAGGACAAGGTCTGGGTGACCGGCCCGGCGAACGAGAAGTGGGAGGTCTACACCGTGCTCGCCGACTCCGACACCTTCGGCACCAGCCCGAAACTGTTGGAACAGAACGCCGCCGCCGACGACGCCGAGCAGGGTTCGGTGTGCTGCGGTGGCAGCGCCGCCGAACCGGCCGAAGCGCGCACGGCCTGCTGCTGA
- a CDS encoding low molecular weight phosphatase family protein yields MSTTPQVLFVCVSNRGKSVMAEHLTPTVTARITPSSAGTSAKIGGQVNDLSAQVLAEVGATVDGHQPRQLTDELMQTADLVVVVGTADVTPPDGVALEVWNTDEPSERGIDGIERMRLIRDDITARIRALADRIAR; encoded by the coding sequence GTGAGCACGACACCGCAGGTGCTGTTCGTGTGCGTGTCCAATCGCGGCAAATCGGTGATGGCCGAACATCTCACACCGACAGTCACCGCCCGGATCACCCCATCCTCGGCCGGCACCAGCGCGAAGATCGGCGGCCAGGTCAACGACCTGTCCGCCCAGGTGCTCGCCGAAGTCGGCGCCACCGTGGACGGACATCAGCCGCGCCAACTCACCGACGAACTGATGCAAACTGCAGATCTCGTCGTGGTGGTCGGCACCGCCGACGTCACCCCACCCGACGGCGTCGCCCTCGAGGTGTGGAACACCGACGAACCCTCCGAACGGGGCATCGACGGCATCGAACGGATGCGGTTGATCCGCGACGACATCACCGCGCGGATCCGCGCCCTCGCCGACCGCATCGCGCGGTAG
- a CDS encoding arsenate reductase ArsC, whose product MSSSRPSVLFVCVHNAGRSQMAAGFLTALGRGSVEVRSAGSAPADSINPAAVEAMAEVGIDISAQSPKILTPDTVESSDVVITMGCGDACPVFPGVRYRDWALDDPAGQGIDAVRPIRDQIRGLVEDLLDELVPADQQVGR is encoded by the coding sequence ATGTCTTCCTCTCGACCTAGCGTGCTGTTCGTGTGCGTCCACAATGCTGGCCGATCGCAGATGGCCGCGGGGTTCCTGACCGCTCTCGGCCGGGGCAGTGTCGAGGTCCGCTCCGCCGGATCTGCTCCCGCCGACTCGATCAATCCCGCCGCTGTCGAGGCGATGGCTGAAGTCGGTATCGACATCTCCGCGCAGTCACCGAAGATCCTCACCCCCGACACGGTCGAATCCTCCGATGTGGTGATCACCATGGGCTGTGGCGATGCATGTCCAGTGTTCCCCGGCGTCAGGTACCGCGATTGGGCCCTCGACGACCCGGCCGGTCAAGGCATTGATGCGGTCCGCCCGATCCGCGATCAGATCCGCGGGCTCGTCGAGGACCTGCTCGACGAACTCGTACCCGCCGACCAGCAGGTCGGCCGGTGA